The following proteins are co-located in the Solanum pennellii chromosome 1, SPENNV200 genome:
- the LOC114075655 gene encoding uncharacterized protein LOC114075655, producing the protein MLLSRGHNGKRIFLNAAFENFEQRNHPSIEIFINKFLLEVFKRLPSGKETSVCACVSKRWLTLLCTVHKDEIAESNGYLTRSLLGRKVTIVKLVAIVVGTSNRGDLTKLSIRGNNLYHGATYIGLKDISRGSPTLKEHSLWNVSYVGDEGLSESAHECHLSEKLDLFQCPRNRGPDGSSSLERKILDAVNECRMTNSSMTHPCDPNLVPSWKRSFDILGALKFVPWMLNSFIQAHPPSRVRRKVYEFSRILPDTLKFELVPHEDIWESLFNNHIPSKEDIGLYFLASENERFERYIALVESICSKDLVMRTLINDDELLILASTALCSDSQMDWCCEECDIGKWMSGLENVHYERPRLPAFEKIC; encoded by the exons ATGCTTTTATCACGTGGACATAATGGAAAGAGGATTTTTCTCAATGccgcttttgaaaattttgagcaGAGGAATCATCCTTCCATTGAAATCTTTATTAATAAATTCCTCTTGGAGGTATTCAAGCGACTACCTAGTGGCAAAGAGACAAGTGTTTGTGCTTGTGTTTCTAAGCGATGGCTCACACTTTTATGCACTGTTCACAAGGATGAGATCGCAGAATCTAATGGATATCTTACCAGGTCCCTTCTTGGTAGGAAAGTCACAATAGTCAAACTTGTTGCTATTGTCGTTGGAACTTCAAACCGTGGAGATTTAACAAAGCTATCTATTCGGGGAAACAACCTTTATCATGGTGCGACTTATATTGGTCTCAAGGATATTTCTCGAGGTTCCCCTACTCTCAAAGAACATTCCTTGTGGAATGTGTCTTATGTTGGTGATGAAGGTTTATCTGAGAGTGCCCATGAATGTCATTTGTCAGAGAAGCTAGATCTTTTCCAATGCCCAAGAAATAGAG GTCCGGATGGTTCTTCCAGTCTGGAGCGTAAAATTCTCGATGCTGTGAATGAGTGTCGAATGACGAATTCATCTATGACACACCCTTGTGATCCTAATCTTGTTCCATCATGGAA GAGAAGTTTTGACATCTTAGGTGCTTTGAAATTTGTACCTTGGATGCTCAATAGTTTTATCCAGGCTCATCCTCCTTCTAGAGTTAGACGTAAGGTGTATGAGTTCTCACGTATTTTGCCTGATACTCTTAAATTTGAACTTGTTCCCCATGAGGATATTTGGGAAAGTCTATTCAACAATCATATTCCAAGTAAAGAAGATATAGGACTATATTTTTTGGCAAGTGAGAATGAAAG GTTTGAGAGATATATTGCTCTAGTGGAGTCCATATGTAGCAAAGATTTGGTGATGAGAACGCTTATAAATGATGATGAGCTCCTTATACTTGCATCCACAGCCCTGTGCAGTGATTCTCAAA TGGATTGGTGTTGTGAAGAATGTGATATTGGTAAATGGATGAGTGGACTAGAAAATGTGCATTATGAGCGACCCAGGTTACCTGCCTTTGAAAAGATTTGTTAG